A genomic segment from Streptomyces sp. NBC_00459 encodes:
- a CDS encoding TetR/AcrR family transcriptional regulator, with protein MTSQAAEGPAPVVASRRSKITPEREQEYFDAVLVQIRECGYDALTMEGVAASARCSKSTLYRQWKTKPQFVAAALRANRRARFAVDTGSLAGDLRAAARAIGDASGQDTRLLQALGHAAMQDPELQEALRDAIVEPELDAFRGMIRRAVERGEVPADHPALQYVPAQMMGVLRARPVLEGRYADPEYLVGFVEAAVLPALGVT; from the coding sequence ATGACGTCGCAGGCCGCGGAGGGACCGGCGCCGGTCGTCGCCTCGCGCCGCTCCAAGATCACGCCGGAGCGTGAGCAGGAGTACTTCGACGCCGTGCTCGTCCAGATCCGTGAGTGCGGATACGACGCGCTGACCATGGAGGGCGTCGCCGCCAGCGCACGGTGCAGCAAGTCGACGCTCTACCGGCAGTGGAAGACGAAGCCGCAGTTCGTGGCCGCCGCGCTGCGCGCAAACCGGCGCGCCCGGTTCGCCGTCGACACGGGATCCCTCGCCGGGGACCTGCGCGCGGCGGCGCGGGCGATCGGCGATGCCTCGGGGCAGGACACCCGGCTGCTGCAGGCCCTCGGACACGCGGCCATGCAGGACCCGGAGCTCCAGGAGGCGCTGCGCGACGCGATCGTCGAACCGGAGCTGGACGCGTTCCGCGGGATGATCCGCCGCGCGGTCGAGCGCGGCGAGGTCCCCGCCGATCATCCGGCGCTGCAGTACGTACCGGCGCAGATGATGGGCGTCCTGCGTGCCCGCCCGGTCCTGGAGGGGCGGTACGCCGACCCGGAGTACCTCGTCGGATTCGTGGAGGCCGCGGTGCTGCCCGCACTCGGCGTCACCTGA
- the modA gene encoding molybdate ABC transporter substrate-binding protein: MTTRFARRTRRTLQVTGASAAVLLALSACSSSDDSASAGSAASTSASAKLSGTVTVFAAASLKESFTALGKQFEEENPGTKVTFSFGGSDSLAASITGGAPADVFASASPKTMKIVTDAKDAAGTPATFVRNQLEIATLPGNPDRIASLKDLTKSGLKVVLCDKEVPCGAAAQKTLDASGLELTPVSYEQDVKSALTKVELKEADAAVVYRTDVKAAGDKVEGVEFPESAEAVNDYPIVLLKDAPNADAAKAFIELVRSAEGRQVLTGAGFLQP; the protein is encoded by the coding sequence GTGACGACCCGTTTCGCACGCCGGACCCGCCGGACCCTCCAGGTGACCGGCGCGAGCGCCGCAGTGCTGCTGGCCCTGAGCGCCTGCTCCTCCTCCGACGACTCGGCGTCCGCCGGCTCCGCCGCCTCCACGTCCGCGTCGGCGAAGCTGTCCGGCACGGTGACCGTGTTCGCCGCCGCCTCCCTCAAGGAGAGCTTCACCGCGCTGGGCAAGCAGTTCGAGGAGGAGAACCCGGGTACGAAGGTCACCTTCAGCTTCGGCGGCAGCGACTCCCTCGCCGCGAGCATCACCGGCGGCGCCCCGGCCGATGTGTTCGCGTCCGCCAGCCCCAAGACGATGAAGATCGTCACCGACGCGAAGGACGCCGCCGGCACCCCGGCCACCTTCGTCCGCAACCAGTTGGAGATCGCCACCCTGCCGGGCAACCCCGACAGGATCGCCTCCCTCAAGGACCTCACTAAGTCCGGGCTGAAGGTCGTCCTCTGCGACAAGGAGGTGCCGTGCGGCGCCGCCGCGCAGAAGACCCTCGACGCGAGCGGACTCGAGCTCACCCCGGTGTCGTACGAGCAGGACGTCAAGAGCGCCCTGACGAAGGTCGAGCTGAAGGAGGCCGACGCCGCCGTCGTCTACCGGACCGATGTGAAGGCGGCGGGTGACAAGGTGGAGGGCGTGGAGTTCCCCGAGTCGGCCGAGGCCGTCAACGACTATCCGATCGTCCTGCTCAAGGACGCTCCGAACGCCGACGCGGCAAAGGCGTTCATCGAGCTGGTCAGGTCCGCCGAGGGCCGGCAGGTCCTGACCGGGGCCGGATTCCTCCAGCCGTGA
- a CDS encoding ribbon-helix-helix protein, CopG family, with translation MPPTKKNALTARLHTLVHEEILKDVEALAEETGVTQQAVVREAVYEYLERKLGGPSEFAIRPAYARRRQSNK, from the coding sequence ATGCCCCCGACTAAGAAGAATGCGTTGACTGCGCGGCTGCACACGCTCGTTCACGAAGAGATCCTGAAAGACGTTGAGGCACTGGCCGAGGAAACGGGCGTCACGCAACAGGCTGTCGTTCGCGAGGCTGTGTATGAGTACCTGGAGCGCAAGCTTGGCGGCCCCTCTGAGTTTGCCATCCGTCCCGCTTATGCGCGGCGCCGTCAGTCCAACAAATGA
- a CDS encoding GntR family transcriptional regulator produces MSEEEIRNLDRRGPELVYMAVADDVARRITAGELKSGDRIPGELEMAETYGIARMTVARAVKELRDRELVQTVRGKGTFVL; encoded by the coding sequence ATGAGCGAAGAGGAGATCCGCAATCTCGACCGGCGCGGCCCCGAGCTGGTCTACATGGCCGTGGCTGACGACGTGGCGCGGCGGATCACAGCCGGGGAGCTCAAGAGCGGCGACCGAATCCCTGGCGAACTGGAGATGGCAGAGACCTATGGCATTGCCCGCATGACCGTGGCGCGCGCAGTCAAGGAGCTGCGAGATCGGGAACTGGTCCAGACAGTGCGCGGCAAGGGCACATTCGTCCTCTAA
- a CDS encoding AAA family ATPase codes for MTTQGYPNRATLQAMSFFPQAVDVYRRCEWNALPMPRRKKSPPPEGYTGNTNAMPNVSDVERWKHDKAYEFGNVALRMPRDVIGIDVDAYKGGLETLAELEDKLGALPKTWSSTSKTDGSRIMFFRVQPDKKWPGDLGAGIEVIQRTHRYAVVYPSKHPDTNAQYRWLNKHGRKTEQIPMKSDLAALPRDWQEELLSGKPTSAAAGNLPPQNITDAETSEWLNARPTPDSYPCPLMDGARWQAREALGVSGHDSAKAATWQLVNLAREGHRGINKALAGVEDDFVEAVKDRRPSEEEARDEFAKLVIGAVGKARTTDALPPCYCTGVEDVAAEDDDERLAAFEAEFLTTDDLDKIEPPKYLIKGQLTKNTTARLNGAPGSNKSIIALDMAACVAAGVDWKGHKVRPDQGKVVYLYAEGREGLPRRVRAWEKFHDRKMTGVVFLPRPVLISNKAEWKRLIAFCEKTKPALIVLDTQARIFAGIVENDNAEMGLAFEEAIEKLRRATEACVLLIHHSTGETEKGRGASVITGALNTEIFVEREGDIVTIKNTKEKDEADSTIVKMKRLILDSGLKDEDGEALTSVVLQLVSEMDNAGFTLVNALSAHKQTIVDVVNKAESGLRYAEAKRALSYTPAEGKTVGKFSESAFKRYWSDLVKARILKKSGVFYTVDEYALNNYLKEQN; via the coding sequence GTGACTACACAAGGATACCCCAACCGGGCGACCTTGCAGGCGATGAGCTTCTTTCCACAGGCAGTGGACGTGTACCGGCGGTGCGAATGGAATGCCTTGCCAATGCCTAGGCGCAAGAAGAGCCCTCCGCCTGAGGGATATACCGGCAACACCAATGCGATGCCCAATGTATCCGATGTCGAAAGGTGGAAGCACGATAAGGCGTACGAGTTTGGCAATGTGGCACTGCGGATGCCGCGCGATGTCATAGGCATTGACGTGGACGCATATAAGGGCGGCCTGGAGACCCTTGCCGAACTGGAAGACAAATTGGGGGCACTGCCCAAGACGTGGTCATCCACTAGCAAGACCGACGGCTCACGGATCATGTTCTTTCGCGTGCAGCCGGATAAGAAGTGGCCAGGGGACCTTGGCGCTGGTATCGAGGTTATCCAGCGCACACACCGATATGCGGTGGTCTACCCGTCCAAGCACCCGGACACCAATGCGCAATATCGCTGGCTCAACAAGCACGGGCGCAAGACCGAGCAGATTCCAATGAAAAGCGATCTCGCTGCACTGCCCAGGGATTGGCAGGAGGAATTGCTGTCAGGAAAGCCCACCTCTGCGGCTGCCGGGAACCTTCCGCCGCAGAACATCACCGATGCAGAGACATCGGAATGGCTGAACGCGCGCCCCACGCCTGACAGCTACCCGTGCCCGCTGATGGATGGTGCCCGCTGGCAGGCCAGAGAGGCTCTTGGAGTCAGCGGGCATGACTCCGCCAAGGCTGCCACATGGCAACTGGTGAATCTGGCCCGAGAGGGGCACAGGGGCATCAACAAGGCATTGGCCGGTGTGGAGGACGACTTTGTCGAGGCTGTCAAGGACCGCCGACCCAGTGAGGAAGAGGCGCGCGACGAATTCGCCAAACTGGTAATCGGTGCCGTTGGCAAGGCGAGGACAACGGATGCGCTGCCGCCGTGTTATTGCACTGGTGTTGAGGATGTTGCAGCCGAGGACGATGACGAGAGGCTGGCTGCATTCGAGGCTGAATTCCTCACCACGGATGACCTTGACAAGATCGAGCCGCCCAAGTACCTCATCAAAGGGCAGCTGACCAAGAACACCACAGCTCGGCTGAACGGTGCACCTGGTTCTAACAAGTCGATCATTGCCCTGGATATGGCCGCTTGCGTGGCTGCGGGTGTCGACTGGAAAGGGCACAAGGTCCGGCCGGATCAGGGCAAGGTCGTCTATCTGTATGCAGAAGGGCGCGAGGGTCTGCCGCGACGCGTGCGGGCATGGGAGAAGTTCCACGACCGCAAGATGACTGGTGTCGTGTTTCTGCCGCGCCCCGTGCTGATCTCCAACAAGGCCGAGTGGAAGCGGCTAATTGCATTCTGCGAGAAAACCAAGCCCGCTCTGATTGTGCTGGACACCCAGGCACGGATCTTTGCCGGAATTGTGGAGAACGACAACGCCGAGATGGGTCTTGCATTTGAGGAGGCCATCGAGAAGCTGCGCCGGGCCACGGAAGCCTGTGTGCTGCTGATTCACCACTCCACCGGCGAGACCGAAAAGGGCCGAGGAGCGAGCGTCATCACCGGCGCGCTGAACACTGAAATATTCGTGGAGCGTGAAGGCGACATCGTCACGATCAAGAACACCAAGGAGAAGGATGAGGCCGATTCCACAATTGTGAAGATGAAGCGCCTCATCCTCGATAGCGGCCTCAAGGACGAGGACGGCGAGGCGCTGACTTCCGTGGTGCTTCAGCTTGTGTCAGAGATGGACAATGCCGGTTTTACTCTGGTCAATGCGCTGAGCGCCCATAAGCAGACGATTGTGGATGTCGTCAACAAGGCGGAATCCGGCCTGCGCTACGCGGAAGCCAAGCGCGCTCTGTCCTACACCCCGGCAGAAGGCAAAACGGTGGGCAAGTTCAGCGAGAGCGCATTCAAGCGCTATTGGTCAGATCTGGTCAAGGCCAGAATCCTGAAGAAGTCCGGTGTCTTTTACACCGTGGATGAATACGCCCTCAACAATTACCTCAAGGAGCAGAACTAA
- a CDS encoding tyrosine-type recombinase/integrase: MASIKQVPRAGGKWAFEVHWRDHGKKRQMTCKTEPQAEKEKLRIEDMLAAGRSTAHRVEKRTVGEVFEACMTAGEATLKPRTLEGQRSLYKNHIASAFGKRKITSLRAEDVEKWIAALSGKLGRGSIRNAYVVLNKLCKYAIRHDWIVLNPCTSVALPVSHDEVQDERQFLAPAQVEALAQEMSKRREHYGLIVRMAAYTGLRSGELAALRIRDVNLFRGTVEVRRTVRRKKGGGWVYASPKSKRSVRDVPLLPRLAAELGAYLEAHPSRTNPDASLWPGTKKTRRDSVLDWHRPFDINNLVKTHFRRVIRGGALAPAGISAALRWHDLRHSYASIMAAAPGITVYDVSKWMGHSSITTTEKTYIHLFRTDYTDKMSAVDAFLGGAGQSLSGGGSVTPLRGPVAASAG; the protein is encoded by the coding sequence ATGGCGAGCATCAAGCAGGTGCCCCGCGCGGGTGGCAAGTGGGCATTCGAGGTCCACTGGCGGGATCACGGCAAGAAGCGGCAGATGACATGCAAGACCGAGCCGCAGGCCGAAAAGGAGAAACTGCGCATTGAGGACATGTTGGCTGCTGGCCGGTCAACTGCACACCGTGTCGAAAAGCGCACTGTGGGTGAGGTGTTCGAGGCATGCATGACGGCCGGTGAGGCAACGTTGAAACCGCGCACCCTGGAGGGGCAGCGGTCGCTGTACAAGAACCACATTGCCTCTGCCTTCGGCAAGCGCAAGATCACATCTCTGCGCGCTGAGGATGTTGAGAAGTGGATTGCCGCACTGTCGGGGAAGCTCGGGCGCGGCTCAATCCGCAACGCGTATGTGGTCCTCAACAAGCTGTGCAAATACGCAATTCGGCACGACTGGATCGTGTTGAACCCGTGCACTTCCGTGGCGCTGCCAGTCAGCCATGATGAGGTCCAGGACGAGCGCCAGTTCCTCGCGCCCGCACAAGTGGAGGCACTGGCACAGGAGATGTCCAAGCGGCGGGAACACTACGGGCTGATTGTGCGTATGGCCGCATACACCGGTCTGCGCTCGGGCGAACTGGCCGCGCTGCGCATCCGGGATGTGAACCTGTTCCGGGGGACGGTAGAGGTCCGCCGTACCGTCCGGCGCAAGAAGGGCGGGGGCTGGGTGTATGCCTCGCCCAAGTCCAAGCGGTCCGTACGGGATGTGCCGCTACTCCCCCGGCTTGCGGCGGAGCTGGGGGCATACCTGGAGGCGCACCCCTCCCGCACCAACCCTGATGCCTCGCTCTGGCCGGGCACCAAGAAGACACGCCGGGACAGTGTGTTGGACTGGCACCGCCCATTCGACATCAACAATCTCGTCAAGACACATTTCCGCCGGGTGATCCGTGGTGGTGCACTGGCTCCCGCCGGCATCTCGGCTGCACTCCGCTGGCACGACCTCCGCCACAGCTATGCCTCAATCATGGCTGCTGCACCGGGCATCACCGTCTACGACGTCAGCAAGTGGATGGGGCACAGCTCCATCACGACAACCGAGAAGACATACATCCACCTGTTCCGCACGGACTACACAGACAAGATGTCGGCCGTAGACGCGTTCCTCGGCGGAGCGGGCCAGAGTCTCAGCGGCGGGGGCTCCGTAACGCCCCTACGCGGCCCCGTAGCGGCCAGCGCGGGATAG
- a CDS encoding phosphatase PAP2 family protein: protein MKASTEPAKAEPAGIRRPPLVRELLLVAGLFLVYKLGRQLATGHTAEAFRNAHRVWDWERALHLPGEGAVQSVLLHSDTAIHFANTYYATVHFPATVAFLIWLYLRRPAHYVWARRVLAAVTGAALVIHLTFPLAPPRLLAEAGLTDTGQVFGPTVYGASPEADTLSNQFAAMPSLHFGWALMVAIGLIVATRSRWRWLWLLHPLVTLLVIVGTANHYWLDAIVASALLGIALAVVHAPHRTESTAGEGSRLTPADEPVLVGAAR, encoded by the coding sequence ATGAAAGCCAGCACCGAGCCTGCCAAGGCGGAGCCCGCCGGTATACGACGGCCGCCGCTCGTCCGCGAACTCCTGCTGGTAGCAGGGCTGTTCCTCGTCTACAAACTCGGCCGGCAGCTGGCGACCGGACACACCGCCGAGGCCTTCCGGAACGCGCACCGCGTCTGGGACTGGGAGCGGGCTCTCCATCTCCCCGGCGAGGGCGCCGTGCAGTCGGTACTCCTGCACAGCGACACCGCGATCCACTTCGCGAACACCTACTACGCGACCGTGCACTTTCCGGCCACCGTCGCCTTCCTGATCTGGCTCTACCTGCGGCGCCCCGCCCACTACGTCTGGGCCCGCCGGGTCCTCGCCGCGGTCACCGGGGCGGCCCTGGTGATCCATCTCACCTTCCCGCTGGCCCCGCCGCGGCTGCTGGCCGAGGCGGGCCTCACCGACACCGGCCAGGTGTTCGGACCGACGGTCTACGGCGCCTCACCAGAGGCCGACACCCTGTCCAACCAGTTCGCGGCCATGCCGTCGCTGCACTTCGGCTGGGCCCTGATGGTGGCGATCGGCCTGATCGTCGCGACCCGCTCCCGCTGGCGCTGGCTGTGGCTGCTGCATCCGCTGGTGACGCTGCTGGTGATCGTCGGTACGGCGAACCACTACTGGCTCGACGCGATCGTGGCCTCGGCCCTGCTGGGCATCGCCCTCGCGGTCGTCCACGCACCCCACCGCACCGAATCGACGGCGGGCGAGGGCAGCAGGCTCACCCCGGCCGACGAGCCCGTCCTCGTGGGAGCGGCACGATGA
- a CDS encoding DUF2510 domain-containing protein, with product MTQETPPGWYPDPGQTSDGPATERWWDGRTWTEQTRPEGSAAAWGPPVLAAGGAYPAYPDHSPTGTRRGLRTGIAVAVAIAVLAGIGGGVYALTKDDGGSGSNVGSQIPGGQGGTGGQNGGGQGGPGGGSGGGPGGGSGGQTPDPQQSEPSESPKIDSGSVPDSTNGISIPIPDGWYGQSITVGGQVSSDSTYKCPGDTTKTCTKGGAYSAPALALGTSGSTAEAVAKADIAANAEDSYGGTTYGKITSHDVLASKAVTVAGQKGYLVRWKAITSKGVDGIVESLAFPAPSNPQQMVVVRFGVDADQKESVIDEITAGIKVSSAGGSGQDV from the coding sequence ATGACGCAGGAGACTCCTCCCGGCTGGTATCCCGACCCCGGGCAGACAAGTGACGGCCCCGCCACCGAGCGCTGGTGGGACGGTAGGACATGGACGGAACAGACCCGTCCCGAGGGCTCGGCCGCCGCCTGGGGTCCACCGGTGCTGGCCGCCGGCGGGGCGTACCCGGCGTATCCCGACCATTCGCCGACGGGCACCCGGCGCGGACTGCGCACGGGCATAGCCGTCGCGGTGGCGATCGCCGTCCTCGCCGGTATAGGCGGCGGTGTGTACGCGCTGACCAAGGACGACGGCGGCAGCGGCAGCAACGTGGGCTCGCAGATACCGGGCGGCCAGGGCGGCACCGGCGGCCAGAACGGCGGCGGTCAGGGCGGCCCCGGCGGCGGCAGCGGGGGTGGCCCCGGCGGCGGCTCGGGCGGGCAGACGCCGGACCCGCAGCAGTCGGAGCCCTCCGAGAGCCCGAAGATCGACAGCGGTTCCGTGCCCGACTCGACCAACGGGATCAGCATCCCGATCCCGGACGGCTGGTACGGCCAGTCGATCACCGTGGGCGGGCAGGTGAGCTCGGACAGCACCTACAAGTGCCCGGGCGACACGACCAAGACCTGCACCAAGGGCGGGGCGTACTCGGCACCCGCACTGGCGCTGGGCACGTCGGGCAGCACGGCCGAGGCGGTCGCCAAGGCAGACATCGCGGCGAACGCCGAGGATTCGTACGGCGGTACGACGTACGGGAAGATCACCTCGCACGACGTACTGGCCTCGAAGGCGGTGACCGTGGCCGGACAGAAGGGCTACCTGGTCCGCTGGAAGGCGATCACGAGCAAGGGCGTCGACGGCATCGTCGAGTCGCTGGCCTTCCCCGCGCCGTCGAATCCCCAGCAGATGGTCGTCGTCCGCTTCGGTGTCGACGCCGACCAGAAGGAGTCGGTGATCGACGAGATCACCGCCGGCATCAAGGTCTCCTCGGCCGGTGGGAGCGGGCAGGACGTCTGA
- a CDS encoding transposase family protein: MAANNKKSPARFTARDEQIFELSRLHHSQRRVAEMVGVSQSTVRNVIKKYTEGRLHPKVDEYRQEQVDRLQIYLRSLSKAILTGDPKTIAQAIRVEERIARLLGLDAATQYVVEAKVEDRETAALSILRQIRERRGDVPE, encoded by the coding sequence ATGGCTGCCAACAACAAGAAGTCACCGGCACGGTTCACAGCTCGTGATGAGCAGATCTTTGAACTGTCCCGGCTGCACCATTCACAGCGGCGTGTTGCTGAAATGGTGGGGGTGAGCCAAAGCACTGTGCGCAATGTAATCAAGAAGTACACAGAGGGTCGCCTGCATCCCAAGGTTGACGAGTATCGACAGGAGCAGGTCGACCGACTGCAAATCTATTTGCGCTCGCTTTCCAAGGCGATCCTCACTGGTGACCCCAAGACCATTGCTCAGGCTATCCGTGTTGAGGAACGTATTGCCCGTCTGCTCGGCCTTGATGCAGCCACGCAATATGTTGTTGAGGCAAAGGTCGAGGACCGAGAGACGGCTGCGCTAAGCATTCTGCGGCAGATCAGGGAGAGGCGTGGGGATGTACCTGAATAG
- the modB gene encoding molybdate ABC transporter permease subunit: MTEPDSSRAAADTLTGGPLRGRVRGRRSAVPVPLLVPALVGLVFLLLPLLALLVRTPWRSLPEQLTSPEVWQALRLSLLCATAATAVSLVLGVPLAWLLARTEFPGRGLVRALVTLPLVLPPVVGGVALLLALGRNGVVGQWLDSWFGITLPFTTAGVVVAEAFVAMPFLVISVEGTLRAADPRYEEAAMTLGASRFTAFRRVTLPLIAPGVAAGAVLAWARALGEFGATITFAGNFPGRTQTMPLAVYLALQSDPAAAIALSLVLLAVSIAVLAGLRDRWMTAS, encoded by the coding sequence GTGACCGAACCCGACAGCTCCCGTGCGGCGGCGGACACCCTGACCGGTGGACCGCTGCGCGGGCGCGTCCGCGGACGTCGGTCGGCGGTCCCGGTTCCGCTCCTCGTCCCCGCACTCGTGGGCCTGGTGTTCCTGCTGCTGCCGCTGCTCGCGCTGCTGGTACGGACGCCATGGCGCAGCCTGCCCGAACAGCTGACCAGCCCCGAGGTCTGGCAGGCCCTGCGGCTGTCCCTGCTCTGCGCCACCGCGGCGACGGCGGTGAGTCTGGTGCTGGGCGTCCCGCTGGCCTGGCTGCTGGCCCGCACCGAGTTCCCCGGACGCGGTCTCGTACGGGCGCTGGTGACGCTGCCGCTGGTGCTGCCGCCGGTCGTCGGCGGTGTGGCCCTGCTGCTCGCCCTCGGGCGCAACGGGGTCGTCGGGCAGTGGCTGGACTCGTGGTTCGGCATCACGCTGCCGTTCACCACGGCGGGCGTAGTCGTCGCGGAGGCGTTCGTGGCGATGCCGTTCCTGGTCATCAGCGTGGAGGGCACGCTGCGGGCCGCCGACCCGCGCTACGAGGAGGCCGCCATGACGCTGGGCGCCTCCCGCTTCACCGCGTTCCGCCGGGTCACGCTGCCGCTCATCGCCCCCGGGGTCGCGGCCGGCGCGGTACTGGCCTGGGCGCGGGCGCTCGGCGAGTTCGGGGCGACGATCACCTTCGCGGGCAACTTTCCCGGCCGTACGCAGACGATGCCCCTGGCGGTCTATCTGGCCCTGCAGAGCGACCCGGCCGCCGCCATCGCCCTGAGCCTGGTCCTGCTCGCCGTCTCGATCGCGGTCCTGGCCGGGCTGCGCGACCGTTGGATGACCGCATCATGA
- a CDS encoding phospholipid scramblase-related protein, with amino-acid sequence MTTQSNIPAGWYPDPHGAPQTLRYWDGSQWTDHTNTDQQQAQQPPAQQPQAAPVHLPQQGSGQQVQPQGQPQKGFGAAQPAAAGADPRVQRQVQQQAGVAAGAGGGTLFSEPVLVVNQKAKLIELTNEYKVMDQQGRELGSVVQVGQSALKKILRFVASIDQFMTHKLEIRDAHGQPVLLLTRPRKFMKSRVIVQRPDGSPVGEIVQQNMIGKINFAINAGGQQVGAIKAENWRAWNFAIVDHAENEVARITKTWEGLAKTMFTTADNYVLQIHYQLPEPLLSLVVATALTVDTALKQDSRGLG; translated from the coding sequence GTGACCACGCAATCGAACATACCTGCAGGTTGGTACCCGGACCCCCATGGAGCGCCCCAGACGCTCCGGTACTGGGACGGTTCCCAGTGGACCGACCACACCAACACCGACCAGCAGCAGGCGCAGCAGCCCCCGGCCCAGCAGCCGCAGGCGGCGCCGGTTCACCTTCCCCAGCAGGGAAGCGGTCAGCAGGTTCAGCCCCAGGGTCAGCCCCAGAAGGGGTTCGGCGCAGCGCAGCCTGCCGCCGCCGGTGCCGATCCTCGGGTGCAGCGGCAGGTGCAGCAGCAGGCCGGGGTCGCGGCGGGGGCGGGTGGCGGCACGCTGTTCAGCGAGCCGGTGCTGGTGGTCAACCAGAAGGCCAAGCTGATCGAGCTGACCAACGAGTACAAGGTCATGGACCAGCAGGGCCGGGAACTCGGGTCGGTCGTCCAGGTCGGACAGAGCGCGCTGAAGAAGATCCTGCGCTTCGTCGCCAGCATCGACCAGTTCATGACGCACAAGCTGGAGATCCGGGACGCCCACGGGCAGCCGGTGCTGCTGCTGACGCGCCCCCGGAAGTTCATGAAGTCGCGGGTGATCGTGCAGCGTCCGGACGGTTCGCCGGTCGGTGAGATCGTCCAGCAGAACATGATCGGGAAGATCAACTTCGCGATCAACGCGGGCGGCCAGCAGGTCGGCGCGATCAAGGCGGAGAACTGGCGGGCCTGGAACTTCGCGATCGTCGACCACGCGGAGAACGAGGTCGCCCGCATCACCAAGACCTGGGAAGGTCTGGCGAAGACGATGTTCACGACCGCGGACAACTACGTCCTGCAGATCCACTACCAGCTGCCCGAACCCCTGCTGAGCCTCGTGGTGGCGACGGCGCTGACCGTCGACACGGCACTGAAGCAGGATTCACGGGGCCTGGGCTGA